CTCAATTTGTCTttgttatatataaaatatataaataaatttattttattttattagctTAAACTTTTGGGACAAATGGTGATTTTAAcatagtatcagagcagaggttTTGAGTTCGAATCCTAAAGAAAAGTCCGGCTCACATGTGAGGaggagtgtaagaaaatataaaatatataaataaatttacctCATCTTATCAGCTTAATCTTTTAGGATAAACCAACTTTCCTTCAAACAATTCTAAGCATGTTAGTTTAAAATCATCAATGCAAAGTAGTCTctgtttttagttctttatgacTTGGTTCTATTGTATCCACGAAGATACATGGATGCAAGAACCAACCTATCGGATGCATAGGAGAGGAACATACTTTGTTGCTTATGTCAGCTGGGTGATCCATCCTACCAGTTACGTGTTGCAGTTTAGCACGTTAGATGATGCATAATGGGCCTGAGGAAGACTCCAATCTAAAAATATGATCCATCAGTAAGTAATTTATGCCTCTAAATTCTTTCTAAATCCTTCTGAACGGCCTTACAGAGATTTCTTTGGGGAAAGCATGGCCGGCCCTTTACCGTCTGCCTTGCGTATTACTAACTTACAAGCATATTCATTGACTCTCTAGTCAGGAAGCAGGCATTCAAAATTGATAAAAGTGATGCAGATAAATACACCGGTAAATATGCATGATTTGAGGACGGAAAAAAAGCTAGGAGATGGTATTCTTCTAACAATAATTATTATTGTTGTAATAAATGTAGATAAGATCACCAAATGTGAGACTCAAATAATCCAAAATCCtctaaaaaagaacaaaaataaaacaaaaaacaataataaaaataaggaGGACGACTACGCTGAGAATCTTCCTCGAGCCTAGCAGACGGGAAGGTCAGCTGGAGGGGGCTCTAGGGACTGCAACTCTCCGACTCCGTCCTCCACCAGGAAAGCCATGGCCAAGCCCCAGGTGATGTGCACATCCAAATGGCAGTGCATGAGCCAGACCCCCGGATTGTCCGCCACGAACCGGATGACAGCCCAGCCGTTCACCGGCACCCCGACGGTGTTCTTCATCGGCGGGTCGACAAGGTTGAACTTGGCTGTGTCCTTGGCGGCGTCGAAGTTCCCGAACCCCTCGGCGAGAATGTAGAAGTCGTAGCCGTGGATGTGGATCGGATGGTTCTCGGCGGCAAAGATGCTGGTGCCTTGGAGCACCAGCTGCACCACGGAACCGTACCTCAACTTGTACACCTTGGTCGCCGCGACGGGCTGCCACAGGGCGCGGGTCACATTGGTCGCCGTGTAGTGGAACTGCACCGGCGGGTTGGCCGGGAAGTCGGTGGTGAACACGCCGGCCACGCCGTGGTGGTGGGCCTGGAGGATGGAGAAGCTGGCGGGCAGGACGAAGGAGATGTTGTTCACGCTGGCGCCGAAGCGAGTCCCGTTCGGGCCGCCGCACGTCTTCCCTGGAGGGCAGTTGAAGAGGCCCAGGCCGACGGTGAAGAAGAGGTTCTCATCTACCGGGCTCGGGATGCTGACCTTGTTCAGGCTTCTGAGGCCGGTGGAGAAggcggtggcggtggcggtATCGTTGTAGGCCGGGAGGTTCGGGAATGCCGGCTGGATGCCTTGTCCGGGCTTGGCGGAGCATCCGCAGTCGTAATCCAGGATGGCGGTGGTGGTGGTGTTGTCGAAGGGGACGCCCTGGGCGCTGGCGTAGGCCCGGGCGGCCATGTAGTACCGGGAGGGCGGCTGGTCCATGCTCACGAGGACATCGGTGGTCTGGCCCGGGCCCAGCATGACCACGGAGGTGGTGAAGGGCTTGGTGTAGGAAGCGTCGGCTCCGACGACGGTCATCTGGTGCCCGGCGATGGCGAAGAAAAGCTCGGTGTTCAGGGCCGCGTTGAtgatccggaggaggttggTGTCACCGGGGGCCACCGGAATCACCGTTGTGTCTGTAGATATGGTAACCAAAATAAAATCCACGGCAATTACATGAATCGCAGCCTACGGTGAGAGGTTTCGTAACCTAAAAGATTACGAAGAGATGAGCCCACCTTTGCTCGAACAGTTGTAGAGATCGCCGGGCTGGCCATTGATGGTGAAAGCATCGGAGATGTTTGGAGCTGCTCCGGTCCGTGTCGCCTCTCTGACGACATCAATTGGATTCGCATCCCACCACTCTCCTGTTCATCATTACCGTATTTGCTTAGAATGATCTATTACATGGTTATTGAAAAAAGATCTCTGTATACATGCCTTACTAAATCATTGGTTGGGCCACGGTTCAGGCTTGTTGCAGCATACAAGAGTTTCCTCCTTGGAAACATTATTTTGTCAACTACTAATTAATCTTAGCAACACATTACGTTAAATCATCATCGGAGACATAAATTTCTCTTTGTTGTATATATTCTCAATAACATATGGGGCCATCTTTGCATGTAATTAGGTCCTAATGAAAGTTGGTTAACTCCGTGGTCAATAGACTTGACTGAcaattatatatatagatatatatcctTATCTTGCACACTTCTGAAGAACATAAGGTACAAATTTATTAGAATTGGTGATaaaattttctctttcttgtgtactccaAGGGTCCAATTTTATGAGTAACTAGGTCCTAAAACCCTGTAGCCCATAGACCTGCCAAATGATGTGGTTGCCTAAGTGGTGATGTTTGTTTGTGATGCCTGTCATTTTTTTTGCTCTTAGCAAAGTCAAATGACTTTTCTGTAGCTAAATTATTGCCTTTTCACAGAAGAAAAGACTCCTTGCAAAGAACACCCCTCGTTTCCAAAGGACCCAAACTATGAAAAGCCCTCAAAACCAATTATCTATagaattcccttttttttttttctgtttccaAATTTTCTCCCAAGAGCCTCTTTTATTTTACCAATTTCTACACTTCATGACTCGTATTTCTAAACTTTTTTAtggaatttaaaattttctgcagGCCATGGATTACTGCCATAACCACTCACGAGCCCTCATATGGGCACGAGTCTATGGCTACTCTGCCAAAAGCGGTATAATAATGGTAAGGGATTATGAGACCGTATCAGAAGTCGCACCCCAGCATCACTTTAAACTGTAAAGCGGTCAGTCCCACCGGATGAAACCCAGCCAATCAATGTAAGCATTGCAGATGGCCATCATCTACGTGGGCCCACCAAAGTTGCACGCTATCTACGGATGGCTTGGCAGGGATGGTGCGTGGGGGCCCACCATTAATCTTCATCCCAAAAAGAATTTAACAGCAGCATATGAACATATCAAGATGTTTCAACTTTGGCATGTCACACTCTTCGTTGTTAGTTATTTACTGTTATTTGAGAAAGACACAGAGGCTTGAGATTGTTACCGAGAAGGATGGGGATTTCTCTTGCAGGCTTTGCGAATGGATAGGAGGTGTTCTCCTTTGGGTGGATGATGAGAGCTCCATACACGGTGGCGCGGAGCCAGGAGCTGTGTGCGTGCCACCACAAGGTCCCCTCCTGGCCCTCGATCGTGAACCGGTATGTGTAGCTCCCGCCGGGCCTGATCGGACACTGAGTCACCATCTCCGGTCCATCGGCCCATGCCGTTCTCATTTGTCGAACTCCATGCCTTCATAAAAAGgagacacagagagagagagagagagagttttttGAAGAACTATCGATgcaatgaaaagaaaattgagCAATACAAAAGATATGCGATAAATCTGAATATAATGTGGGTTTGCATGCATGTTTTCATGCAGGTGCTCGTGCGAATGGATATCTGTGTATGTGTGCGTGCATAAATGTTCATGTATGTATACCAGTGAAGTGTGACATTGTAGCTGGCTCGGTTCACGACATTAATCACGAGGGTGTCACCATTTTTAACCTCTAAAGTTGGTCCTGGGTATTGCCCATTCACCGTAATGATGTTGTGGGTCTTGCACAGCCTCTTCACTGGCGTCGCTTGGACCTGAATCCAAAGTAGTTCATATTCAAAactgagaagaagaggaggaagacgaaGGAGAAGAGTGATAGAAATGGATACATACAACAAAGTCGTGGTAGTGAACTTCAGCTTTGGtatgggagaagagaagaaagaaattactaaggaggaggcagaggaacCAGGATGGAATGGCGGTGTTTGAGTGAGACTCCATAGCTTAACTAAGCCTTGTTGTCTTTCTCACGAAAACTAGGCTTGGTGTTTGAAAGCTATGAGATGGTAATGCGATGGAAAGGGAGAGGGGCTCTTATATATAGATCGCATGGGACAGGCTTTGAGGCAATGGGGTTGTTTTGAGGTTGGCAGATTAGGTGTTGATTTGCGGTGAaagccttttgttttcttttaaattaatttttggcaaagtttcgaacttctctaagctccgCCCTGTAGAAGTTGGTGCACCCACTGGCCTCTTTGTTAGAGGTAGTAATTTCAGAAATGCTTGTTCCACAAGTTTCCCCATGGATGAACCCCCTCAGGACAGCACATCATGATGGCCTATGCTTTCCATGCATCATATCACATGAAATTTTGTCGATACCAAAGTTCTACAATTCGCTCCCTTACTTGGTTCTCTATTTTTGCATGAACCTTTTAAAACCTATGGCCCATGACACCTTGGAAAGGGATTAATATATATTAGCTTTTTGACAATGCATCAAGCCTACAGTCAAAAGCCTCTTGTCTATCGAAGCCCACCAATCTTTCTTGGAAGCGACACTAAGTCTATGGGTTTGGTTAGGGTGGTTGTAGGGGGGGTGCAGGTTTTGGTGCAGTAAGTATATATGACCGTTCCATTTTGATGGAGAAGTGAGGGGCCTGAAAAGTCTACATTTAGGTCTCATGCCCACACCCTCTTCTCAGCTGGCTTGTTCTCCTGGAGAAAGAAACCTAGACGTGAACTAAATCGATACGACTCCTCCGGGCTTGTTGTCATGCTGTTggagttatatttgcttctcctGAACTGTCAATCATCTTATATTCCAATCGCCTTTTGTCAGTTTActataaaaaaaatgagaaagttTTGCTTGCTTTAATCTAGTTGCAACGATTTATAACTAAATCCATGACTTCACATTAATAAAGAAGTTGAATTAGGTAGAGGCCAATTGTCCAATCCTTCAAAACTCGAGAAATTGGACTCGACTGCATTCTAGAATTTTTTGACCTCAGCTTTTTTTATCCATAAGAATGGAATGAACATGAGAATCAGTAAAGTTGGTAATCAATATTAAATAAGGCTAACTTTCTTTACACAAGGCTATGTATATTAGCTTTGCAGCGTTGCTTGCACAGCAGTTGCCATTATGCACTTCAGTCCCAAAAATTCCATGCATCCATCCAATGGTTCCATGAGGTCTCCCCCTGTCATGAAGATTTCCATCCTAGCCATCAGGTGTACTTATTTGGTCTATCATAGGCAAGGCTACCTAATAGCTTGGTCCACTGCACTGATGATCTCTCTACGGCGACAGCACGGCAGCCATCTAATGTTGCTGCAAGGAGCCTTGTAGAGAAAATCCAAACAACGTATTGCTGATAGAGTCATTTTACCGATCAGTTTCCTTAGAGTTTCTTCATGGTGGATGTTTTCCCTTCTGATTCAAggaagggagggggggggggaataCTTTTGAGAGCCATTTAGTCAAACAAGTGGGCGAAAATGACACCATCAAATCTTAAGATGGACGATAGTTGTTCagccaaagaaaaagagaggatatTCTCGGTAGGATCAGACTGAAACTTAGGTGGAGACTAATGATTGCTGATTTGGAGTGATTTGGCACCTAAGAGCACAACCATAAACAATGGTTAATGATTCTCCAAGACGTTTCACATGCCGGCTGGTGGTTCCTTAGATCTCTATCAACATATTCCAAGGGGGTTACGGGCACTTCCACCAACCATTGGATGGTGACACAAGGACGGACACCTTAATTTGGTCCTGGTGAGGGGATCCATGGATCAGCCGAGGCAGACATCATTCTACACACCGCATGCAACCGTTGCCTAGATGCGATTTTTAATGCACCACTCCCATCATGACGTAAACTCGGCTGCATGGCTCCAAGCAGCCATCCATCACCTTGTATGTTGGTAGCATCGAAAGATGGTTTTAGGATTCTAATGTCGAAGTAAATGAATCTCCAACATGCTCTcttgcatcatacaattctgaCACAACTCAGAAGAAGGCAGTCGTAGTTTAGCTCTGAAATTCAATGGTTCAGAGGGGATGGTGAGAATTATAATTGGGCAGGGCAGATTCCAATGCGATACACACGTTCGAACAATTCGAGACTTCAAGTTGATATAATGCTTATAGAAATTTGAAGCAATGTAATTATGCAACACTTTGATTACAACGAGCCTATTAGCGGCCCCAGGATCCAGTTTTCCTTTCGCAGCAAAAACCATTCATATTTTGACTGCTACCTCATTCTGaacgtaatttttttttttaaaaaaaaatgatatgtttaggCATCTGGCATACCTCAAAGTACAAAAGTGgggcaaaaaaataatttatataacCAATCAATTGGCAtgatcttctttcttttccttttgatcTGATGGAAGATCCATTTGCCTAGACATTAGAAGAAGCTCAGCACTCTTATTTACAATATCATCCTCTTGCAAGATCATGAGAACCTTTCTGTGTTTAAAAAATATGGATGAAAGAACTTTTATCCATTCAGTATCTCAATTTACACAACTGAGTCAttacaacaaaaagaaagaccTCAGAGAAGGGTGGGGAAGGGGATGGAACAATATTAAATTCTTCCTGTATGAAAGCCAGGCCTGGATGTCAATACATACAGCAGTCAGCAAACAACTCTCATTGAGACCAAGAGCAAAGTAAGAAATCTTATATAGTCATCCAAGACTACCCTGTGATATACTGGTGCTGCCAAGTTCGGGACCACCCATACACTGTACTGTTGAATGACTACGCCAGCTTTACCTTTCAAATCGCGTGCGACCACATGAATTAATATACAATATGACCAAGCAATCTTGTATGCTAGCATACCTAAATTAAAGTGTAGATCTTGCGGTATTAACCACCCATTAAGACCTTCCTCGTGATCCCTCTTCTGTAGGTCAGAAACCAGTACATCCAAATCCTAACCCACCAGCTTGTTTATTTGATAGCAAAGCAGTTTTCAACACCTTAGTGCAGTTCTCACAAACTTGAATCAGACAATGCAAAGCCTGCAATCAAGGCGAGTTCAACTGATCAGTCGCAAAAGTATAGATCTTCGACATGATGTgccaagaaaagaattttgttattaGATAATCCAAAACTGGTAGGTTACATTTAAGACTAATTAATGTTAATGGTAGACAAATCAATTGTTTTTATGCAGTTTTCAACCAGGCTATATACCATGTGCTATGAAGCTGCACTGCACTTCATCCATCTACAAATTGGAGTTACATGAATTGATTACAGTGGCAGGATAACACCTGAACCAAATTCAGGTGATAAATGATAAATTATACTGGCAAAAATGCTCAACAGCAATGCTCGTGCTTCATTGTCGCTACCTCTATCTATATTGATGCAGCTGGAGTACAATGATGTCCTATGCAAGATCATTTTCCCCCTaataagatgattttttttctccctgtAAAGAAGAGCCTGCAATgggaaataagaagaaaaatgcAATCCCAATTCCAATAAATAAATGCGAAAGTCTTATACTCTTGAAAAGAGCTATCTTTAACGCTTTCCAGAGTGTCAAAAATCAAGGAATGGAAACAGAAAAGGTTTTCCTACTTTATAGGTCTAAACAGCTCTTTTCGTgacagaaagagaaataagcctccgaggtaaataattctgttgaaaagcatgatataaagaaGAAGTTAATAATGAAAGGCAAATTGAGAAAAGGTTCTGCCCTTTTACAACCAGGCCCATTATT
The Phoenix dactylifera cultivar Barhee BC4 chromosome 3, palm_55x_up_171113_PBpolish2nd_filt_p, whole genome shotgun sequence DNA segment above includes these coding regions:
- the LOC103714375 gene encoding laccase-3, with the translated sequence MESHSNTAIPSWFLCLLLSNFFLLFSHTKAEVHYHDFVVQATPVKRLCKTHNIITVNGQYPGPTLEVKNGDTLVINVVNRASYNVTLHWHGVRQMRTAWADGPEMVTQCPIRPGGSYTYRFTIEGQEGTLWWHAHSSWLRATVYGALIIHPKENTSYPFAKPAREIPILLGEWWDANPIDVVREATRTGAAPNISDAFTINGQPGDLYNCSSKDTTVIPVAPGDTNLLRIINAALNTELFFAIAGHQMTVVGADASYTKPFTTSVVMLGPGQTTDVLVSMDQPPSRYYMAARAYASAQGVPFDNTTTTAILDYDCGCSAKPGQGIQPAFPNLPAYNDTATATAFSTGLRSLNKVSIPSPVDENLFFTVGLGLFNCPPGKTCGGPNGTRFGASVNNISFVLPASFSILQAHHHGVAGVFTTDFPANPPVQFHYTATNVTRALWQPVAATKVYKLRYGSVVQLVLQGTSIFAAENHPIHIHGYDFYILAEGFGNFDAAKDTAKFNLVDPPMKNTVGVPVNGWAVIRFVADNPGVWLMHCHLDVHITWGLAMAFLVEDGVGELQSLEPPPADLPVC